The following proteins come from a genomic window of Salvia hispanica cultivar TCC Black 2014 chromosome 4, UniMelb_Shisp_WGS_1.0, whole genome shotgun sequence:
- the LOC125222340 gene encoding LOW QUALITY PROTEIN: zinc finger CCCH domain-containing protein 38-like (The sequence of the model RefSeq protein was modified relative to this genomic sequence to represent the inferred CDS: deleted 1 base in 1 codon; substituted 1 base at 1 genomic stop codon), which yields MGERRKRKSLWSEEAETKPFTGNHSGIGKDKHPSHSGEQNHEFPASGSHGLPKFRYHSGHPSMESIHEDPVDWINGSYPRSSENAYQEKEIGVENSYYQDMSPEFKXNHLLEDNQSHSRRYQGRGRSRSRSRSRSRGRCRSRSLSRGRERGRTRGENRSRSRSRSDSDAQGWTRSRSPLGDYKHQASGWSDGRSLPEMSNEADFAPGRGRRDDLSKYILPKNTNHRDGGLGGRDTSESRRSRADHGNDSKQAYSRGARIELRSDASDPYHGENEQFLNNSRNVPCRNFVKGSCRWGDNCRFSHHVASDEISVEGAKRSSSDKDPEHQPYRNRNPLCKYFAAGKCDRDNCKFFHEDPNFNRLEGRLGKVNNGHNSRDNDRSSHDKVNKRDGLTWESCNEAAGISNDIKPFGGDSSTVIVTESTVDNSNAGQNNRMSHSLGNEKVNWGLPQHTNNLVPVHHAGNGSYGGDVGTTESAIEENILAKQDVLVFHGSQLQNPDGNTNKLQVDQRFPLNAWQQNVSPVSHIQHQNHGVVELENSVVSSFHSDVTNEVKDSRNATFEAFISAQNLHQNGKSVLLGSSSISTEAGSKDMPALNGAEIHHVANLNLSQIQKLQNAIQMAGMSETNTMLSYPNSVISEQSAQYTNTLPSTSLQQVPPVPNQRFENQHSTKNPIEEVSNSLGMVLSTSNASGHVPLDCTECKSIKLQFLMIQSVPRRMEEIVMSMKKALKCQTDNTVIDHSGRSPEQQEMAHKNAECDEVKGGMGEQSKGVQVSKQSETLDGHGKADEGIGNKDDKGARLFKNSLIEFVKDKLKPKWKEGRMSRDVHKNIVKKVVDKITSSIQTDHIPKTQEKVEQYLSFSEPKITKLVQAYVDRV from the exons ATGGGTGAACGTAGAAAACGCAAATCATTGTGGAGTGAGGAAGCAGAAACAAAACCTTTTACTGGAAATCATAGTGGGATAGGTAAAGACAAACATCCCAGTCATAGTGGTGaacaaaatcatgaatttcCTGCATCTGGATCTCACGGATTGCCGAAGTTCAGGTATCATTCTGGTCACCCATCTATGGAATCAATTCATGAAGACCCAGTTGATTGGATAAATGGCAGCTATCCCAGAAGTAGCGAGAATGCATatcaagaaaaggaaataggtgTTGAAAATAGTTATTATCAGGATATGTCTCCCGAGTTCAAATAAAACCACTTACTTGAAGATAACCAAAGCCATTCTCGCAG GTACCAAGGAAGAGGTAGGAGTAGAAGCAGGAGCAGGAGCAGGAGTAGAGGCAGGTGTCGCAGTAGGAGCTTGAGTAGGGGCAGGGAAAGGGGAAGAACAAGGGGAGAGAACAGAAGCAGAAGCAGAAGCAGAAGTGACAGTGATGCACAGGGTTGGACAAGAAGCCGTAGCCCTTTAGGAGATTACAAACATCAAGCTTCTGGATGGAGTGACGGTAGAAGTCTACCTGAGATGTCAAATGAAGCTGATTTTGCTCCAGGAAGGGGCAGGAGAGACGATTTAAGCAAATATATTCTACCAAAGAACACTAATCACAGGGATGGTGGCCTTGGGGGAAGGGACACATCAGAGAGTCGTAGAAGTAGGGCAGATCATGGAAATGATTCTAAACAGGCTTACAGCAGAGGTGCCCGGATTGAATTAAGGAGTGATGCTTCTGATCCTTATCATGGAGAGAATGAGCAATTCCTAAACAACAGTCGCAATGTACCGTGCAGAAACTTTGTTAAGGGTAGTTGTAGGTGGGGAGACAATTGCAGATTTTCTCACCATGTTGCTTCTGATGAAATCTCTGTTGAAGGTGCTAAACGTTCCTCCTCAGATAAGGACCCTGAGCACCAACCTTATAGAAACAGGAACCCACTTTGTAAGTATTTTGCAGCAGGCAAGTGTGATCGGGATAATTGCAAATTCTTTCATGAGGATCCCAATTTCAACCGTTTAGAGGGTAGACTGGGCAAAGTCAACAATGGCCATAACTCACGTGACAATGACCGTAGCTCACATGATAAGGTGAACAAGAGGGATGGCCTGACATGGGAATCATGTAATGAGGCAGCTGGAATCTCAAATGATATCAAACCTTTTGGGGGGGATAGTTCTACTGTTATTGTTACTGAAAGCACTGTTGACAACAGTAATGCAGGACAAAACAATAGAATGAGCCACAGTTTGGGAAACGAGAAAGTAAATTGGGGGCTGCCACAACACACAAATAATTTAGTGCCTGTACATCATGCAGGAAATGGCAGTTATGGTGGAGATGTAGGTACTACTGAATCTGCTATCGAGGAAAATATACTGGCCAAACAGGATGTTCTTGTGTTTCATGGTTCACAGTTGCAAAATCCGGATGGAAATACGAACAAATTGCAGGTAGATCAAAGGTTTCCCTTGAATGCCTGGCAGCAGAATGTTTCTCCAGTTTCACATATTCAGCATCAGAACCATGGAGTAGTAGAATTAGAAAACAGTGTGGTAAGTTCATTCCACTCTGACGTTACTAATGAGGTGAAAGACTCCAGAAATGCCACTTTTGAAGCTTTTATTTCTGCACAAAACTTGcatcaaaatggcaaaagtgtACTTCTTGGGAGTTCATCTATTTCCACGGAAGCTGGTAGCAAAGATATGCCAGCCTTGAATGGGGCTGAGATTCACCATGTTgctaatttgaatttgtctCAGATTCAGAAACTTCAAAATGCTATCCAAATGGCTGGAATGTCAGAGACAAACACCATGTTGTCTTATCCGAATTCTGTAATCAGTGAGCAGTCTGCTCAATATACAAACACTCTTCCTTCTACTTCTCTACAGCAAGTTCCTCCTGTCCCAAATCAAAGATTTGAGAATCAACATTCTACAAAAAATCCAATTGAAGAAGTCTCCAATTCTTTAGGGATGGTGCTTTCTACGTCTAATGCCTCTGGCCACGTTCCACTTGACTGCACAGAA TGCAAATCAATCAAGTTACAGTTTCTCATGATCCAATCAGTTCCGAGGAGAATGGAAGAAATAGTAATGAGCATGAAGAAGGCACTAAAATGCCAGACAGATAATACAGTAATAGATCATTCTGGAAGGTCACCAGAACAGCAAGAGATGGCACATAAAAATGCAGAATGTGATGAAGTCAAAGGTGGCATGGGCGAGCAAAGTAAGGGAGTTCAAGTCAGTAAGCAATCTGAAACTTTAGACGGTCATGGTAAAGCTGACGAGGGTATTGGTAACAAGGATGATAAAGGGGCACGCCTGTTTAAAAATTCTCTGATAGAGTTTGTGAAGGATAAACTGAAGCCTAAATGGAAGGAAGGGCGAATGAGCAGAGACgttcacaaaaatattgtaaaaaaagTGGTGGACAAAATTACAAGCTCTATTCAAACCGATCACATTCCAAAGACGCAAGAGAAAGTTGAGCAGTATCTCTCGTTTTCTGAACCCAAAATCACGAAACTTGTACAG GCTTACGTGGACCGTGTCTAA
- the LOC125220388 gene encoding protein TRACHEARY ELEMENT DIFFERENTIATION-RELATED 6-like, with protein sequence MAVHTVYIVFVVSFGWFFFLAFCLLAMWYLLSRRKEKKMQEAEVIRRDEHVRVKDDIMKGPMGAETIALSIEKDESIEEDFIKKEKELKGKHMHYADIEKGASSASN encoded by the coding sequence ATGGCTGTTCATACCGTCTACATCGTGTTCGTTGTCTCATTCGGGTGGTTCTTCTTCCTGGCCTTCTGCCTACTAGCAATGTGGTACTTGTTGAGTAGgaggaaggagaagaagatgcAGGAGGCTGAAGTCATACGCCGCGACGAGCATGTGAGGGTGAAGGATGATATTATGAAGGGGCCTATGGGAGCAGAGACCATAGCTCTATCCATTGAAAAAGACGAGAGTATTGAGGAAGATTTCATCAAGAAGGAGAAGGAATTGAAAGGCAAACATATGCATTATGCTGATATTGAGAAAGGAGCTTCTTCTGCTTCCAACTGA
- the LOC125218085 gene encoding pentatricopeptide repeat-containing protein At3g29230-like, with the protein MEHHLGIILQKCKTVNQLKQTHLQILINGLKHSNFLAVKLMPLSSDLISFDHALKLFNDLPTPNLISHNTLIKCSIGKSHKIAAVAYNRMRESGILANSFTFTFLLSCFASFQKLRCGETVHGHVLKIGYSCSVFVMNNLLDFYSKCAADLGVVVKVFDEMSERDAVSWNTMIRAYMSCGEVACAMRLFEAMPGKNLVSWNTVVSGLVKGGRMELADEVFQRMPERNSVSWNTMISGYIKLGELGSARELFDQMPERSIASWTTMVSGYATNGDIASARTVFDQMPSKNVISWNAMIAGCVSNNTFDEALSVFQEMLVDGGCRPDQTTLISILSACTHLNSLEHGRWIESYMRKNKFELSLPLGNALIDMFAKCGDLESAEIIFHKMPRRCIITWTTMISGLAVNGRCREALDLFGTMCAEGQEPDDVIFIAVLSACTHGGLLEEGKALFKRMVQEFGIEARIEHYGCMVGVLARAGKIEEAIRFTESMHLEANSVIWATLLSACKLHGNRDLMELLKRKILEQEPNNSNYLKLITDLSSSAGQWHEASIFRVAAREQGRGIVTGCSSIHVGESVHEFVAKDTSHPKRKEVYKALRSLNRQMKPLFGGGDHLLHLVST; encoded by the coding sequence ATGGAGCATCATCTGGGAATTATATTGCAGAAATGCAAAACAGTCAACCAATTGAAACAGACCCATCTTCAAATTCTCATCAACGGCTTAAAACATAGCAACTTTTTAGCAGTCAAGCTCATGCCACTTTCCTCGGACTTGATCTCGTTCGATCACGCTCTAAAACTGTTCAATGATTTGCCGACTCCAAATCTCATCTCTCACAATACATTGATCAAGTGCTCGATCGGAAAGTCCCACAAAATCGCAGCCGTCGCTTACAACAGAATGCGAGAGTCGGGCATTTTGGCAAACAGTTTCACTTTCACATTTCTGCTTAGTTGCTTCGCGTCATTTCAGAAGCTACGATGCGGCGAGACGGTGCACGGTCATGTTTTGAAGATCGGATATTCGTGTAGCGTGTTTGTGATGAACAATCTCCTGGATTTCTACAGTAAGTGCGCGGCGGATTTGGGTGTGGTCGTGAAGGTGTTCGATGAAATGTCTGAGAGAGATGCTGTCTCGTGGAACACGATGATCAGGGCGTACATGAGCTGCGGGGAGGTAGCTTGCGCGATGAGGCTATTCGAGGCGATGCCGGGGAAGAACTTGGTGTCGTGGAACACCGTTGTTTCGGGGCTCGTGAAGGGAGGCAGGATGGAGCTGGCTGATGAGGTTTTCCAGCGAATGCCCGAGAGGAATAGCGTGTCTTGGAACACGATGATCTCGGGCTACATCAAGCTAGGCGAGTTGGGGAGCGCGAGGGAGTTGTTTGATCAGATGCCGGAGAGAAGCATAGCTTCTTGGACGACAATGGTCTCGGGCTATGCGACGAATGGTGACATTGCCTCTGCAAGAACGGTATTCGACCAAATGCCATCGAAGAATGTGATCTCGTGGAATGCTATGATCGCTGGCTGCGTTAGCAACAACACTTTTGACGAGGCTTTATCTGTTTTTCAAGAAATGCTGGTCGATGGAGGATGCAGGCCCGATCAGACGACGCTGATCAGCATCCTGTCCGCCTGCACGCACTTGAATTCGCTTGAACATGGGAGATGGATCGAATCATACATGAGGAAGAACAAATTCGAGCTCTCGCTTCCCCTAGGAAATGCCTTGATAGACATGTTCGCCAAGTGTGGGGATCTAGAAAGCGCGGAAATCATCTTCCACAAGATGCCCCGGAGATGCATCATCACCTGGACCACAATGATCTCGGGGCTTGCAGTAAATGGCCGTTGCAGGGAAGCCCTAGACCTCTTTGGCACCATGTGTGCGGAAGGCCAGGAGCCCGATGATGTGATCTTCATTGCGGTGCTCTCAGCCTGTACCCACGGAGGGCTGCTCGAGGAGGGGAAGGCATTGTTCAAGCGAATGGTGCAAGAATTTGGGATTGAGGCGCGGATTGAGCACTACGGATGCATGGTGGGCGTTCTTGCTCGAGCAGGGAAGATAGAGGAAGCCATTAGGTTTACAGAGAGTATGCATTTGGAGGCTAATTCAGTGATTTGGGCAACTCTGTTATCTGCTTGTAAACTCCACGGAAATAGGGATTTGATGGAGTTGTTGAAAAGAAAGATTTTGGAACAAGAACCTAATAATTCCAATTATCTGAAGCTGATCACAGACTTGAGCTCTTCTGCTGGGCAGTGGCACGAGGCCTCGATTTTTCGAGTGGCTGCTCGAGAACAGGGGAGGGGGATAGTTACGGGCTGCAGCTCGATTCATGTGGGAGAAAGTGTTCATGAATTTGTTGCTAAAGATACCAGCCACCCAAAGAGAAAGGAGGTTTATAAAGCTTTGAGGAGTTTAAATAGACAAATGAAGCCTCTATTTGGCGGAGGAGATCACCTACTACATTTGGTGTCAACGTAG
- the LOC125223278 gene encoding pentatricopeptide repeat-containing protein At3g21470, with protein MRPNAGWFDSIKNCINHGKPKAAILTYIRMRRCCGGIVIPAAPLVLKACASLSLLNFGKLVHSEIIKSGIESNVIVGTSLIDMYGKCRDIASARQQFDEMPDRNLVSWNTMIGGYMWNGYTGAASALFAMMTERTSVTWNTMITGYARNGDMATARLVFDAVPEGLKTVVTWTSMVSVYASNGNMEAAREVFEKMGVGNFYVWSVMIKGYFKRGDAVKAREIFDGMSLRNLVIWNSLISGYAQNGMYSEVMDAFTRMQEDGFEPNEVTVVSVLSACAQAGMLDVGREIHERLLNSRIELNEFVVNSLVDMYAKCGDLGTARLIFEEALEKSSTTWNSLITGLAVHGRCREVIELFTRMEESSMRLDEITFLSVLSGCAHGGLVKEGLESFSKMERYGVKRSVKHYGCLVDLLGRAGRLEDALNLVKGMPMEPSDAILGSLLGACRTHSDTYMTAKVLEFINEHSHHYRLLSNIYAASERWEMAEIMRVAFSATDCEKITGYSVLAA; from the coding sequence ATGAGGCCAAACGCCGGTTGGTTTGATTCCATAAAAAACTGCATCAACCACGGAAAACCTAAAGCCGCAATCTTGACGTACATCCGAATGCGCCGCTGCTGCGGAGGCATTGTGATCCCAGCCGCCCCTTTAGTCCTCAAAGCCTGCGCTTCACTTTCTCTGCTTAATTTCGGGAAACTTGTGCATTCTGAAATCATCAAGTCGGGAATCGAAAGCAATGTGATAGTGGGGACATCGTTGATCGACATGTACGGTAAATGTCGCGACATAGCGAGTGCGCGCCAACAGTTCGACGAAATGCCTGATAGAAATTTAGTCTCTTGGAATACGATGATTGGAGGGTACATGTGGAATGGATACACGGGAGCTGCGTCGGCCTTGTTTGCGATGATGACGGAGAGGACGTCAGTCACTTGGAACACCATGATCACTGGGTACGCCAGAAATGGGGATATGGCTACGGCTAGGTTAGTTTTTGATGCTGTGCCCGAGGGTTTGAAGACTGTGGTGACGTGGACTTCGATGGTCAGCGTGTACGCCAGCAATGGGAATATGGAGGCGGCGAGGGAGGTGTTCGAGAAGATGGGAGTGGGGAATTTCTACGTGTGGTCGGTTATGATAAAAGGCTACTTCAAGAGAGGTGATGCGGTGAAGGCGAGAGAGATTTTTGATGGGATGAGTTTGAGGAATTTGGTGATCTGGAATTCGTTGATTTCTGGATATGCACAGAATGGGATGTATAGTGAAGTGATGGATGCTTTTACGAGGATGCAAGAAGATGGTTTTGAACCAAACGAGGTCACGGTTGTAAGTGTTCTTTCAGCTTGTGCTCAAGCAGGGATGTTGGATGTTGGCAGAGAGATTCATGAGAGGCTTCTTAACAGCAGGATTGAGTTGAACGAGTTCGTTGTTAACTCATTGGTCGACATGTATGCAAAATGTGGAGATCTAGGAACCGCTAGGCTGATCTTTGAGGAGGCGTTGGAAAAGAGCTCTACAACTTGGAATAGTTTGATAACTGGATTGGCCGTTCATGGCCGATGCAGGGAGGTCATCGAGCTCTTTACCAGAATGGAAGAGTCAAGCATGAGACTCGATGAGATCACATTCCTCTCTGTTCTTTCTGGGTGCGCGCATGGAGGTTTAGTCAAAGAGGGGTTGGAGTCATTTTCGAAGATGGAGAGATACGGAGTGAAACGCAGTGTGAAGCATTATGGGTGTCTCGTTGATCTTCTGGGACGAGCAGGGAGGCTTGAGGATGCGTTAAATCTAGTGAAGGGGATGCCCATGGAGCCAAGTGATGCGATCCTTGGGTCGCTGCTGGGGGCATGTAGAACCCACTCTGATACCTATATGACAGCAAAGGTGTTGGAGTTCATAAATGAGCATTCTCATCACTATAGGCTTCTGTCGAATATCTATGCAGCTTCTGAAAGATGGGAGATGGCTGAGATAATGCGTGTCGCCTTTTCAGCTACAGATTGCGAGAAAATAACCGGATACAGTGTGCTCGCGGCTTAA
- the LOC125223279 gene encoding psbP domain-containing protein 4, chloroplastic isoform X1, translating into MGTIMQTVSSLSWRNCPPSQEKLHSKTQNVEFGGVINRREAIASGIALLSSAAAFGFPGDGLAVVKQGLLAGRIPGLSEPDEQGWRTYQRPEDKSGGHGVGWSPIIPYKFSVPAPAEWNEVPVSIADLGGTEIDLRFASPKEGRLFVIVAPVLRFADDLGDNATIDRIGTPEKVISAFGPEVIGENVEGKVLSSQVAEHEGRTYYQFELEPPHVIITATAAGNRLYLFNVTGNGLQWKKHYKDLKRIADSFRVV; encoded by the exons ATGGGCACAATTATGCAAACTGTTTCAAGCCTTTCTTGGAGGAATTGCCCTCCATCTCAAGAAAAACTTCACTCCAAAACTCAAAATGTTGAATTTGGAGGTGTGATTAATCGAAGGGAAGCTATAGCATCTGGGATTGCTCTACTTTCATCTGCAGCAGCGTTTGGATTTCCTGGAGATGGATTAGCAGTTGTTAAACAGGGTCTTCTGGCTGGGAGAATCCCTGGCCTCTCCGAACCTGATGAACAAG GTTGGAGAACTTACCAAAGACCAGAGGATAAGTCTGGCGGCCATGGCGTCGGCTGGAGTCCCATTATACCGTATAAATTCTCCGTGCCTGCGCCTGCCGAATGGAATGAG GTTCCTGTGTCGATTGCTGATTTAGGAGGAACGGAGATTGACCTGAGGTTCGCCAGCCCCAAAGAGGGACGCCTTTTTGTCATTGTCGCGCCTGTCCTGAGATTTGCAGATG ATCTTGGTGATAACGCCACAATAGATCGAATAGGAACGCCAGAGAAGGTCATAAGTGCATTCGGGCCAGAGGTGATCGGTGAGAATGTCGAAGGAAAGGTTTTGAGCTCTCAAGTTGCAGAACACGAGGGAAGAACGTATTACCAGTTCGAGTTGGAGCCACCTCATGTTATAATCACAGCAACGGCAGCAGGAAACCGCCTCTATCTGTTCAACGTGACAGGAAATG GACTCCAATGGAAGAAACATTACAAGGACTTGAAGAGGATAGCCGACTCATTTAGGGTCGTCTAA
- the LOC125223279 gene encoding psbP domain-containing protein 4, chloroplastic isoform X2, translating to MNKTGWRTYQRPEDKSGGHGVGWSPIIPYKFSVPAPAEWNEVPVSIADLGGTEIDLRFASPKEGRLFVIVAPVLRFADDLGDNATIDRIGTPEKVISAFGPEVIGENVEGKVLSSQVAEHEGRTYYQFELEPPHVIITATAAGNRLYLFNVTGNGLQWKKHYKDLKRIADSFRVV from the exons ATGAACAAG ACAGGTTGGAGAACTTACCAAAGACCAGAGGATAAGTCTGGCGGCCATGGCGTCGGCTGGAGTCCCATTATACCGTATAAATTCTCCGTGCCTGCGCCTGCCGAATGGAATGAG GTTCCTGTGTCGATTGCTGATTTAGGAGGAACGGAGATTGACCTGAGGTTCGCCAGCCCCAAAGAGGGACGCCTTTTTGTCATTGTCGCGCCTGTCCTGAGATTTGCAGATG ATCTTGGTGATAACGCCACAATAGATCGAATAGGAACGCCAGAGAAGGTCATAAGTGCATTCGGGCCAGAGGTGATCGGTGAGAATGTCGAAGGAAAGGTTTTGAGCTCTCAAGTTGCAGAACACGAGGGAAGAACGTATTACCAGTTCGAGTTGGAGCCACCTCATGTTATAATCACAGCAACGGCAGCAGGAAACCGCCTCTATCTGTTCAACGTGACAGGAAATG GACTCCAATGGAAGAAACATTACAAGGACTTGAAGAGGATAGCCGACTCATTTAGGGTCGTCTAA